A stretch of DNA from Nitratireductor thuwali:
CTGCCCATCGGCTTCGTGGCGTCCACCTCTCTCCGCCGTCATGCGAGCGCCCACCCCTCCGCGTCGTCACGTGGGCGCCGCCCCTTTCCGCTTCCTCATCCCCGGGCTTGACCCGAGGATCCGTGCCGCAACCTGTCCGGCAGGCGGGACGAGGGGCCTTCCGCATTGTCGGGCGGCGGTGGCGGCCGAACGGCATGGATCCCCGGGTCAAGCCCGACGAAGGCGCGGGTGGCGGCGCGGGTGGTTGGCGATGGCTGGTTCTCACAAGGCATGCCTCTTCGTTGCCGCGCGGGGATGCCCGCCGGGCTTTGGGAGAAGAAGTTGGGAAGCGGGGCGCGTTGATCGTGCCTCTCTGTTTGGTATTGGTGGCGCGATCAACGCGCCCCGCCGGCCGCTGTCACACGGTCGACCGGTCAATCTCAGGTCCCCATTGCCCTTTCGGACGCCCAGGCTCGTGACTTACACGCCTGGACCGGACCCGCCGCGGCTTCTCCGCACCCCGCGCCGCAAGGCGAAGGGCTCCGGCCTGTCGTGGCCCTCACATGCCTTCGGGTTCCGATCCCGAAGGGGGAGGCTGCCGCCGCCTTCCCGAACACCCGGTGCGCATCCGGTTCCCGTGAAGGCGATGGGGCCATTATGCGGGAGGTTTGGGAGGTGGGGATAAATTTGTGGGATTATTTTTTGGGGGGGCTTTGGGGCTGGGTGCGGACCTGCGGCTTTCGAGCGGCCGACCCGCGAAAGCGGAAGTAGAGGTCAGCGAACCTGGGACAACCAAGAGCGGCCCACAAATGCTCTCGGCAGCCTTCCACCTCGATTTGGCAAAAGCCAGATTCCATATCGGAGCTTTTTGCGCTAAAAGGCCTAGCGTCTGCACGAGGCGATGTGCGGTTCAAGTGGGGGAATGAAGATCTACAGCGCAGCGCAACTATCTGCTTTGACTCGGCTGTTCTCCGCCACCGTTTTTCGTGAAATGGCGAAGAAAGGCCGATCGGGCTTGTTCCGTCGGCTGATTGAGCAGGCCGATCTGCTTGGGCACTCCGACCCGCGCGCGACCGTAGGCGACACCTTTGACTCGGCGTTCGAGATTCTGAAGGTCGCGGGCCACCGCGACGAATACATCTATCGCGCGGCGATCAGCCACAAAGTGCTGATGGGCACGCACTCCCTCCGCACGGCTTCGATGCTCAACGAATTCCGTGCCGGCAGCTGCAAGGCGGATCTCGTCATCCTGAATGGCACTGCGACCGTCTATGAAATCAAGTCGGAGCGGGATTCGCTCGCGCGGCTCGCCAATCAGGTAGAGAACTACAAGCGCGTCTTTGCCAAAGTGAACGTGATCGCGAGCGAAAGCCATATCAAGGGCGTGCTGGCAACGGTCCCAGACGATGTCGGAGTGATGTGTCTCTCCAAGCGCTACCGAATGACGACGGTGCGCGAAGCGATCGACTGCCCGGCGCGCATCTGCCCGGCGACCGTCTTTGAATCACTGCGTATGGCCGAAGGCGCAGCGATCTTGCGGGCGATGGGAGTGACGGTGCCGCAGGTTCCCAATACGCAGCGGCATGCCGCGATGCGCGTCCTTTTCAGTGCGCTCGACCCGGTTGCGCTCCACGTCGAGATGGTGCGGACACTCAAGCGGACGCGCGATCTGGCACCGCTCGGCGACCTCGTTGACCGTCTGCCGGAGTCTCTGCAAGCTGCAGCGCTGTCTGTATCGGTTCGCCGTGCTGACCACCCGCGGCTGCTCGACGCCATCGCGACCCCGCTGCACGCAGCCATGGCTTGGAGCTGACTAGCGTATGTACCATCCTTATTTCCGCGGAAAGCAATTCGAGCTCATCACGATCCGCGAGATGGCGACGCTGCTCGCCGAGAAGAACTTTGTGCCCGTCATAGAGCCCGTGCGCGAGGCGCTCGGTGGCCTCAAGAAGACCTTGGGCGCGGTCTGTGCTGCCGGCGGACGCGCGATCGTAGTCGTGAATCCCTATCACGGCGACCATCAGGAAGACGGAACGAGCATCACCGGCCTCCTTCAAGAGGGCTTTATCGGCGCCGGCAATATCGCCGCCGGCATACTGCTGCGTAGTGACATGACTGTTGACGACGTGATGGCCTGCTATGAGCATCATGCAGATCATCATCCCGTCCTTGTCCACGCCGGCTTCACCGCCCCCAAGGCGCTGGCGGCCGAGTTGGAGG
This window harbors:
- a CDS encoding sce7726 family protein encodes the protein MKIYSAAQLSALTRLFSATVFREMAKKGRSGLFRRLIEQADLLGHSDPRATVGDTFDSAFEILKVAGHRDEYIYRAAISHKVLMGTHSLRTASMLNEFRAGSCKADLVILNGTATVYEIKSERDSLARLANQVENYKRVFAKVNVIASESHIKGVLATVPDDVGVMCLSKRYRMTTVREAIDCPARICPATVFESLRMAEGAAILRAMGVTVPQVPNTQRHAAMRVLFSALDPVALHVEMVRTLKRTRDLAPLGDLVDRLPESLQAAALSVSVRRADHPRLLDAIATPLHAAMAWS